GCGGGTTCAAAAGTTGAGCGCCCTGAATCTTTTGACGTGTGGCAGAACGGGAAATTAACGAATTTTCGCGAATTTATTGACTCGCAAAGGGAGTCAGGCAAAGCAATTTTAATCGATGACGACACCCCCGCGAATATAAAGCGTTCTTTGACGGGAAAATCTGACGTTTACAAATGGGAGAGACCGCCGTTAGATGTTGATTACCCGGCATTTTTGCACGAGCAGTATATTTCACTCTGGCAAAATATCACGAAGAAGCAGCCTTCCCGAAAACGTTAAAAATTTAATTATCTTCCGGAACTTTTCCGCGATACTTTATGAATCTATAAATTTTTCGCAATGGAGTTATTTTGCTGATTATAGTTCTTATATTATATAGTATTAATATTAACCACACGTACGGCATGAATCCCGAAACTTTTAATTGACATGATGTAGTCTTTAATATGTCCTTGAAGTAGGGACGGGCTTTTGCAAAGTAAGTAGTCAATGTACATAATTCAAAAATGTACCATTTATCAGCAGCCTTCTTGCCTATATGATCATATAATTTATTTACGGTTAATTTCAGTTGTTTTATTTTGTCGGTTACTCTTGAGTAATATAACTCGTCATTTTGGGATTTTATCGAATAACCTAATGATATGCTTTCTTTATGGACTCTGTACACGCCTACATAATCGCTCATGAAATATGAATCAGCAATAATAACAGCTTCTCTATATATTTCTACATCGAATATTCTCATGTTCTCAAGTCCGGCCTTGCGCAAAATTTCAGCCTTAAAGACTGTTGGAAAAGTTGACAATGGTTTATTGCGCTTAAGAATATAATCAAGTCCGTTAACTCGTCCGGGAGCCCCAATATTGTGTTCTGTGTTAGTTCTGCCTGTCTCAATCGTAAACATTTCTACATTTGCACAGACAAAAGAAAGAGGGGCGTTTTCTGAATCATGCTCCTCAAAAATTTTTACTGCCTTCGCGAAAAAGTCATAATCTGTGTAATAATCATCGTCATCAAGAAAAGTTATATATTTTCCGCGTGCATTTCTTAGACCCAAGCTGCGATTAATTTCCGGCCCGCTGTTTTTCTCATTCCTGAAATACCGCACTCTAGTATCAGTTATAGTCTTCACAAATTCGTCTGTGCCGTCAGTCGAGCAGTCATCAACTATTATTACTTCAAGACTCTTTTGACTCTGCTTCAAGACACTGTCAAGAGCTTCCGCAAGCATTTCTTTCCGGTTATAAGTGGGAATAATAACACTTTGTAACGGGCTGTCCATTTTTTATTCACCTGCCATTACCAGCGCAAAAACTTTCGCATTATTCACGAGATAATCTATTTCTGTGTACTCGTCCGGCATATGAGCAACCCCGTCACACTCTTGAGACCACACAACAGCAGGAATATTTCTATTTCTGAACAATGCAGCAAAAGTTCCGCCGCCGATTCCGCCCGTTTTAGGTTCAATATTTAATACCTCGCGAATCGACTTCACGAGAATTTTAACGACTTCAGAGTCGGGACTCG
The Synergistaceae bacterium DNA segment above includes these coding regions:
- a CDS encoding glycosyltransferase family 2 protein, whose amino-acid sequence is MDSPLQSVIIPTYNRKEMLAEALDSVLKQSQKSLEVIIVDDCSTDGTDEFVKTITDTRVRYFRNEKNSGPEINRSLGLRNARGKYITFLDDDDYYTDYDFFAKAVKIFEEHDSENAPLSFVCANVEMFTIETGRTNTEHNIGAPGRVNGLDYILKRNKPLSTFPTVFKAEILRKAGLENMRIFDVEIYREAVIIADSYFMSDYVGVYRVHKESISLGYSIKSQNDELYYSRVTDKIKQLKLTVNKLYDHIGKKAADKWYIFELCTLTTYFAKARPYFKDILKTTSCQLKVSGFMPYVWLILILYNIRTIISKITPLRKIYRFIKYRGKVPEDN